A DNA window from Setaria viridis chromosome 2, Setaria_viridis_v4.0, whole genome shotgun sequence contains the following coding sequences:
- the LOC117845945 gene encoding cytochrome P450 714C3 — translation MTALAVLLCAFIYAAWLSPAATRRRLRQAGFDGPRPCFPLGNLPEITAATTTTGSSKSSIALQLLPSSGEPASDIHAAVFPYFARWRQAFGKVFVYWLGTEPFLYVADPEFLKAATAGALGRRWGKPDVFRRDRMPMFGRGLIMSEGEEWALHRNIIAPAFSATNLNGMIGLMQETTAKMLARWNDAVAAGQSVVDVESGVVRNAAEIIAKASFGITDAAAGARVFDKLQAMHATLFQSSRPVAVGVPLARLLHARRTYGAWRLGREIDALLMEIIDARRRQQQQGGKDLLSLLLAGAEAEPGAAGAERRKKLTARELVDECKTFFFGGFETTALALSWTLLMLAAHPEWQAALREEVTREVGESGEEALDAAALGRLTKMGWVMSEVLRLYPPAPNVQRQALEDVTVAAEGNNNVVVVPRGTNMWVDVVAMHRDAALWGGDAQEFRPERFERDPVQGGCRHRMGFLPFGFGGRICVGRNLTAMEYRIVLAMLLRRFQVSVAPEYRHAPRFMLSLRPSAGIQLRLTPL, via the exons ATGACCGCGCTCGCCGTCCTGCTCTGCGCCTTCATCTACGCTGCCTGgctctcgccggcggccaccaggcgccgcctccgccaggcCGGATTCGATGGGCCCAGGCCGTGCTTCCCCTTGGGCAACCTGCCCGAGatcacggccgccaccaccaccaccggcagcaGCAAAAGTAGCATAGCACTACAGCTGCTGCCCTCCTCCGGCGAGCCAGCGAGCGACATCCACGCCGCCGTGTTCCCCTACTTCGCGCGCTGGCGCCAGGCCTTCGGCAAGGTCTTCGTCTACTGGCTGGGCACGGAGCCCTTCCTGTACGTGGCCGACCCGGAGTTCCTCAaggcggccaccgccggcgcgcTTGGCCGGCGCTGGGGCAAGCCCGACGTGTTCCGCCGCGACCGAATGCCCATGTTCGGCAGGGGGCTCATCATGTCCGAGGGAGAAGAGTGGGCGCTCCACCGCAACATCATTGCGCCAGCCTTCTCCGCCACAAACCTCAAC GGCATGATCGGGCTGATGCAGGAGACCACCGCCAAGATGCTCGCGCGGTGGAACGACGCGGTGGCGGCCGGGCAGAGCGTCGTCGACGTGGAGAGCGGCGTGGTCCGGAACGCGGCGGAGATCATCGCCAAGGCGAGCTTCGGCAtcaccgacgccgccgccggcgcgcgggtgtTCGACAAGCTGCAGGCCATGCACGCGACGCTGTTCCAGTCGAGCCgcccggtggcggtgggcgtGCCACTGGCGCGGCTTCTGCACGCGCGCAGGACGTACGGGGCGTGGAGGCTGGGGCGGGAGATCGACGCGCTACTCATGGAGATCAtcgacgcgcgccgccgccagcagcagcaagggGGCAAGGACCTGCTGTCGCTGCTGCTGGCCGGGGCCGAGGCCGagccgggcgccgccggcgcggagcgGAGGAAGAAGCTGACGGCGCGGGAGCTTGTGGACGAGTGCAAGACCTTCTTCTTCGGCGGGTTCGAGACGACGGCGCTGGCGCTGTCGTGGACGCTGCTGATGCTGGCGGCGCACCCGGAGTGGCAGGCGGCGCTGCGGGAGGAGGTGACCCGGGAGGTGGGCGAAAGCGGCGAGGAGGCGCTGGACGCCGCCGCTCTCGGGCGGCTGACGAAGATGGGGTGGGTGATGAGCGAGGTGCTGCGGCTGTACCCGCCGGCGCCCAACGTGCAGCGGCAGGCGCTGGAGGACgtcacggtggcggcggagggcaaCAAcaatgtcgtcgtcgtcccgcgGGGCACCAACATGTGGGTGGACGTAGTGGCGATGCACCGCGACGCGGCGCTGTGGGGCGGCGACGCGCAGGAGTTCCGGCCGGAGCGGTTCGAGCGGGACCCCGTGCAGGGTGGGTGCCGGCACCGCATGGGGTTCCTGCCCTTCGGCTTCGGCGGCCGCATCTGCGTGGGGCGCAACCTCACCGCCATGGAGTACCGCATCGTGCTGGCCATGCTGCTGCGCCGCTTCCAGGTGTCGGTGGCCCCAGAGTACCGCCACGCGCCCAGGTTTATGCTCTCGCTCAGGCCCTCCGCCGGCATCCAGCTCCGCCTCACGCCGCTCTAG
- the LOC117845665 gene encoding uncharacterized protein, translated as MATGGHPSTSRLASSTSSPLFSSFSNSSSTNQEELSGAYYIRSLVKKHLMSSSSSPARSLHEDHHLNTMANTTIPHDHHRPQTQQEQAEQPPVAMKPLVKKQARRRTHASRPYQERLLNMAEARREIVNALKIHRANMRHQPCTYQHQADTLPPLRQSPLQQLQQQEQQRQEVQVVFQDRSQAVEEGGALLAPASYASYSDHQLRNPLAHWISSAAPAGSCYSSPILPYYDTPLEAPLPTAMGDLEQLARSLPAQPLGLNLSFQGFGGSVVDGSRDCEGLFGVPVIQSTSPAASSYSSPATEMASGTYGSPVLISTAEKYSSSVDAPAALIAPVLDDGGTQSAGETQGVEWWGEATTAWWSKALLESMEIGGEVAEGGAVGCTPEDVAAAAAGLPAAEWRWLCDDSVGEQGTVTGTDDKPPDFIEMLADGDYYACCYDDGRCRSDGCDGITLPCMDGIGDIEGSDGEWFSCS; from the exons ATGGCAACAGGCGGCCACCCATCCACATCCAGACTAGCTTCTTCAACATCTTCACCTCTTTTCTCCTCTTttagcaacagcagcagcacaaaCCAAGAAGAACTCTCAGGGGCTTATTACATCAGGAGCCTTGTGAAGAAGCATCTGATGAGCTCCTCGTCATCCCCGGCAAGATCCCTGCACGAGGACCATCACCTCAACACCATGGCCAACACCACCATACCACACGATCATCACCGGCCGCAGACGCAGCAGGAGCAAGCCGAGCAACCACCGGTTGCGATGAAGCCACTGGTGAAGAAGCAGGCACGGAGGAGGACGCACGCGAGCAGGCCGTACCAGGAGAGGCTGCTCAACATGGCGGAGGCCCGCCGGGAGATCGTCAACGCCCTCAAGATCCACCGGGCCAACATGAGGCACCAACCCTGCACGTATCAGCATCAGGCCGATACGCTGCCCCCGCTTCGTCAGTCACCGTTGCAGCAGCTGCAACAGCAAGAACAGCAGCGGCAGGAAGTTCAAGTGGTGTTTCAGGATCGAAGCCAAGCGGTTGAAGAAGGAGGAGCTCTTCTGGCGCCGGCGAGCTACGCCTCCTACTCCGACCATCAGCTGCGCAACCCACTTGCGCATTGGATTTCTTCCGCCGCTCCTGCTGGTAGCTGCTACTCGTCACCCATTCTTCCTTATTACGACACGCCACTTGAAGCGCCGCTGCCGACCGCCATGGGTGACTTGGAGCAGTTGGCTCGCAGCCTCCCTGCACAGCCACTAGGGCTGAACCTTAGCTTCCAAGGTTTTGGTGGCTCCGTCGTCGATGGTTCCAGGGACTGTGAAGGTCTCTTTGGCGTTCCGGTGATCCAGTCCACATCACCAGCTGCCTCCTCTTACTCGTCTCCGGCGACGGAGATGGCGAGCGGCACGTATGGATCACCAGTGCTCATCAGCACCGCGGAGAAGTACTCGTCGTCGGTCGATGCACCGGCGGCGTTGATCGCCCCGGTGCTGGATGACGGGGGCACGCAGTCGGCCGGCGAGACGCAGGGGGTGGAGTGGTGGGGCGAGGCGACGACCGCGTGGTGGAGCAAGGCCCTCCTCGAGAGCATGGAgatcggcggcgaggtcgcggaGGGAGGCGCAGTTGGCTGCACGCCGGaggacgtggcggcggcggcggccggtttGCCGGCGGCGGAGTGGCGGTGGCTGTGCGACGACAGCGTCGGCGAGCAAGGCACGGTCACGGGGACCGATGATAAACCGCCGGACTTCATCGAGATGCTTGCCGACGGCGACTACTACGCCTGCTGCTACGACGATGGGCGTTGCCGCAGCGACGGCTGCGATGGCATCACCTTGCCGTG CATGGATGGCATCGGCGACATTGAAGGATCGGACGGGGAGTGGTTCTCATGCTCATGA